From a region of the Oscillatoria salina IIICB1 genome:
- a CDS encoding prepilin peptidase — MDVIIIIIAVAIVFAFGAAIGSFLNVVVYRIPANLSILFPASRCPHCLHQLGKRENIPVFGWLWLRGRCRWCRSKISPRYPVVEAVTGLVFLAVFFQFGVSWQTLGYWAFLSWLLALSLIDLDTMTLPNVLTKSGLVVGLVFQSTIAWQENANLAGVATGLMSAIAAAVLGIWLLDIITFVGSIAFGQAAMGGGDAKLAAMIGAWLGWQYLLLSGLIACATGAFIGGGAIAVGLLSRRQPMPFGPFLALGAALTVFWGEIILSSYLELFFPLS, encoded by the coding sequence GTGCGGCGATCGGTAGTTTTCTTAATGTAGTTGTATACCGCATTCCTGCAAATTTGTCAATACTTTTTCCTGCTTCTCGCTGTCCTCATTGCTTGCATCAGTTGGGAAAACGCGAGAATATTCCGGTTTTCGGGTGGTTGTGGTTGCGGGGGCGTTGTCGTTGGTGTAGAAGTAAGATTTCGCCGCGCTATCCTGTGGTAGAAGCGGTGACAGGATTAGTGTTTCTGGCGGTATTTTTTCAGTTTGGCGTAAGTTGGCAAACTTTGGGTTATTGGGCGTTTTTAAGCTGGTTACTGGCTTTGTCTTTAATCGATTTGGATACGATGACATTACCGAATGTGTTGACAAAATCGGGTTTAGTCGTGGGTTTGGTGTTTCAAAGTACGATCGCCTGGCAAGAAAATGCTAACTTAGCGGGGGTAGCAACAGGATTAATGAGCGCGATCGCCGCAGCCGTGTTAGGGATCTGGTTATTAGATATCATTACATTTGTGGGCTCGATCGCCTTCGGACAAGCAGCGATGGGTGGCGGTGATGCGAAACTAGCCGCAATGATAGGAGCTTGGCTAGGTTGGCAATATCTGTTATTATCCGGATTGATCGCTTGTGCAACCGGAGCATTTATCGGTGGTGGCGCGATCGCAGTTGGTTTACTCAGTCGCCGACAACCAATGCCTTTTGGTCCATTTTTAGCGCTAGGAGCCGCCTTGACAGTTTTTTGGGGCGAGATTATCTTATCTAGTTATTTAGAGTTATTTTTTCCCCTCAGTTAA
- a CDS encoding DUF2007 domain-containing protein, whose amino-acid sequence MNSVSWITLRTTSARWEAELMQQLLAAHEIPSRVVNLGVGSYFGQGTPAALQVRSQDRWTALLLLSPPEEE is encoded by the coding sequence ATGAATTCTGTATCATGGATTACGCTAAGAACAACTAGCGCTCGCTGGGAAGCAGAGTTAATGCAGCAATTACTAGCAGCACACGAAATTCCCAGCCGAGTCGTCAACTTAGGCGTTGGTTCTTATTTCGGACAAGGAACTCCCGCAGCTTTACAAGTACGTTCCCAAGATCGATGGACTGCTTTATTGTTGTTGAGTCCCCCGGAAGAAGAATAA